A genome region from Triticum aestivum cultivar Chinese Spring chromosome 2B, IWGSC CS RefSeq v2.1, whole genome shotgun sequence includes the following:
- the LOC123044481 gene encoding uncharacterized protein, with protein MDTKRGRSLSPVEIKDDHSRGSENGRKDNSAVQNDSSHARPGRGREFVRHSDRHSYGAPRESRRHDDYRRYHDKRADDHGRSHSRTSRSDRESRADTYYYPSKRDDTSDRSHDDWRNVDSRYGGKSVKGEQRTKNQEKHGPPREYPRHDGTEYDKDADLRKETNSTRRHPEEEESKNKEKFKQEDALKKRSGKEIEKSSCAAEPELETREKRRSLFSSVGPGVENAQHMEMDTSGGIKDETMNDLNAAKVAAMKAAESVKKNILGFGVGTGRLSTDQKKKLLWGNKKSNPTETSTHWDSNLFSDRERQEKFNKLMGVKSNTSASVQESKAVNKGEGPAEVKKQEELDTDLEKLYVAGLRRRDGRTVGLGL; from the exons ATGGACACCAAACGTGGGAGGAGCCTTAGTCCAGTGGAAATCAAGGATGACCACTCTAGGGGGAGTGAGAATGGAAGGAAAGACAACTCAGCTGTACAGAATGACTCTAGCCATGCCAGACCAGGCAGAGGTCGGGAATTTGTTAGGCATTCTGATAGGCATTCCTATGGAGCACCTCGTGAATCCAGGAGGCATGATGATTATAGGAGGTATCATGATAAGCGAGCTGATGATCATGGCAGGAGCCATTCTAGAACTTCTCGGTCAGATCGGGAATCAAGGGCTGACACTTACTATTATCCTTCAAAGCGTGATGACACATCTGATAGATCACATGATGATTGGAGAAATGTTGACAGCAGGTATGGGGGCAAATCTGTTAAGGGAGAGCAGAGGACTAAGAATCAGGAAAAACATGGGCCCCCACGTGAATACCCTAGACATGATGGCACAGAGTATGACAAAGATGCTGATTTAAGAAAGGAAACCAACTCTACCAGAAGGCATCCAGAAGAAGAGGAAAGTAAAAACAAGGAGAAGTTCAAGCAGGAGGATGCTCTAAAGAAGAGAAGCGGCAAGGAAATTGAGAAAAGCAGCTGTGCAGCAGAACCTGAGCTAGAAActagggagaagagaagaagcttGTTCAGTTCTGTTGGTCCAGGTGTTGAAAATGCACAGCACATGGAAATGGATACCTCAGGAG GAATTAAAGACGAAACCATGAATGATCTGAATGCTGCAAAAGTTGCAGCGATGAAAGCTGCTGAATCAG TGAAGAAGAACATTCTAGGATTTGGGGTTGGAACCGGGCGGTTATCCACTGACCAGAAGAAAAAGCTGCTTTGGGGCAACAAAAAGAGTAACCCTACAGAG ACAAGCACTCACTGGGATTCGAATCTGTTTTCTGATCGGGAGCGCCAAGAGAAATTCAACAAACTCATG GGTGTGAAGAGCAATACCTCTGCCTCGGTTCAAGAGAGCAAGGCCGTCAACAAAGGGGAGGGTCCGGCGGAAGTCAAGAAACAGGAGGAGCTCGACACCGACCTGGAGAAACTCTATGTAGCAGGCCTGCGCCGGAGAGATGGCCGAACTGTCGGCCTCGGCTTGTAG
- the LOC123044482 gene encoding disease resistance protein RPM1, which translates to MQSFLQEAERFKDTENTTASFINKIRGLAFEIEDVVDEFTYKLEDKHGGFSVKIKRRFKRISTWRRLSLQLRDIKLKLENVDRRKARYDMRGIAIEARNSDAHCRSTDQTSYFPIEENLVGIDESKNLLINWLTSDFQQENVISTVWGMGGVGKTTLVAHVYNTLKIDFDCAAWITVSKSYQVQDLLKQIIRELQKSDLKGELRVDIVDMEKRSLVEIIRDFLRGKKYLLVLDDVWGIDIWFKIRDAFPTNSTSRFVITSRIHDVALLATGNCMVELKPLEAHHSWELFCKEAFWKNENRICPEELQFLAQRFVDKCNGLPIAIACIGRLLSCKSQTHSEWEKLYKELEVQLTNNAIFDVNIVLMVSLGDLPYILKNCFLHCIVFPEDYLIKRKRLIRHWVTAGFIRETEHKTMEEVAEGYLYELVNRSLLQVVERNESGRVRSCRMHDIIRLLALAKSNEERFCRVHDGPGSSSAENTRRLSIQSANIEQLTLSSEVQLRSIYVFDNGLTIDSLESLLKSFKLLSTLDLQGSKIRRLPNEIFNMFNLRFLGLRDTEVEDIPRTVGRLQKLEVLDAYNAKLLSLPESVATLRKLRYLYVATDPKTNIKGVVAWTGIQVPNGIRHLTDLQALQLVEASSETLCHLGALTELRTLSITKVQREQCADLCNAIMNMTHLVSLAIMAINEKETLELEELCLPPTLSKLEIGGQLDRKRMPQIVSSFSDHENITLLALAFSKLDEDSFSCLLVLHGLRALWLDKAYEGKRLHFNAMAFPKLRLLSISDAPQLNDVVVEESALQSLLHLSLTDCPELKALPDGIEHLRTLEKLYLRGVSKDLTKKLQNKEKTNECNDYLKKINHVRRVTVYP; encoded by the coding sequence ATGCAGTCGTTTCTACAAGAAGCCGAGAGGTTCAAGGATACTGAAAATACCACTGCTAGCTTCATCAACAAGATCCGAGGCCTTGCGTTCGAGATCGAGGATGTTGTTGACGAGTTCACCTACAAGTTAGAGGATAAACATGGTGGCTTTTCTGTGAAGATCAAGCGGCGGTTTAAGAGAATCAGTACCTGGCGCCGTCTGTCACTGCAATTGAGAGACATCAAACTGAAATTAGAGAATGTTGATAGGAGAAAGGCCCGGTATGACATGAGAGGAATTGCAATAGAAGCTAGAAACAGTGATGCTCATTGCAGATCTACAGATCAGACTTCATACTTCCCAATAGAAGAAAATCTTGTCGGCATTGATGAGAGTAAGAATCTGCTGATTAATTGGTTGACAAGTGATTTCCAACAGGAGAATGTAATTAGCACAGTATGGGGGATGGGAGGAGTAGGCAAGACCACTTTGGTTGCCCATGTTTACAACACTCTGAAGATAGACTTCGACTGTGCTGCATGGATAACTGTATCAAAATCATACCAGGTTCAGGACTTGTTAAAGCAGATTATCAGGGAGTTACAGAAGAGCGACTTGAAGGGTGAACTTCGCGTTGATATTGTTGACATGGAAAAGAGAAGCCTAGTTGAGATCATCCGTGATTTCTTGCGTGGCAAGAAGTATCTTCTGGTTCTAGATGATGTCTGGGGTATTGACATCTGGTTCAAGATAAGAGATGCTTTCCCTACTAACAGCACCAGTCGGTTTGTAATCACGTCAAGAATCCATGATGTAGCGTTGCTGGCTACTGGAAATTGCATGGTTGAATTGAAACCACTAGAAGCGCACCACTCATGGGAATTGTTCTGTAAAGAGGCGTTTTGGAAaaatgaaaacagaatatgtccGGAGGAGCTACAGTTTTTGGCACAAAGATTTGTGGACAAGTGTAATGGCTTGCCCATTGCTATTGCATGCATAGGTCGTTTACTGTCCTGCAAAAGCCAAACTCATTCTGAATGGGAAAAATTGTACAAGGAATTAGAAGTGCAGTTGACAAACAATGCAATTTTTGATGTTAACATAGTTCTAATGGTCAGTTTGGGGGATCTTCCATATATTTTGAAGAACTGCTTTCTTCATTGTATTGTATTTCCAGAGGATTATTTGATCAAAAGGAAAAGACTGATTAGGCATTGGGTGACAGCAGGATTCATCAGGGAAACAGAGCACAAAACAATGGAGGAAGTGGCAGAGGGCTATTTGTACGAACTTGTAAATCGAAGCCTATTGCAGGTAGTGGAGAGGAATGAAAGTGGACGTGTGCGGAGTTGCCGAATGCATGATATCATTCGCCTTCTTGCTCTGGCTAAATCAAATGAGGAGAGGTTCTGTAGAGTTCATGATGGCCCAGGAAGTTCTTCAGCAGAAAATACACGCCGCCTATCAATCCAAAGCGCCAATATTGAGCAGTTGACTCTTTCAAGTGAAGTTCAGCTCCGTTCAATCTATGTTTTTGACAATGGTCTGACAATTGATTCACTGGAGTCTTTGTTGAAATCTTTTAAGTTGCTATCAACTTTAGATCTACAAGGTTCCAAAATTAGGAGGCTACCGAATGAGATTTTCAACATGTTTAATCTGCGGTTTCTGGGTCTTAGAGATACCGAGGTTGAGGATATTCCGAGAACAGTTGGAAGACTACAGAAATTGGAAGTTTTGGATGCTTACAATGCTAAGCTGTTGAGTTTACCAGAGAGTGTGGCGACACTCAGGAAGTTGAGATATCTATATGTAGCTACTGATCCAAAGACAAATATTAAAGGAGTTGTTGCCTGGACTGGAATCCAGGTGCCTAACGGCATAAGGCACTTGACAGACTTGCAAGCCTTGCAACTTGTTGAGGCAAGTTCAGAGACTTTGTGTCATCTTGGTGCTTTGACAGAGTTGAGAACTTTGTCCATCACCAAAGTGCAGAGAGAACAGTGTGCTGATTTGTGCAATGCTATCATGAATATGACCCATCTTGTTAGTCTGGCAATTATGGCTATAAATGAGAAAGAAACACTGGAACTGGAAGAGCTCTGCTTACCCCCTACGCTCTCGAAGCTTGAAATAGGAGGGCAACTAGATAGGAAACGGATGCCTCAGATTGTCTCGTCCTTCTCAGACCATGAAAACATTACCTTGTTGGCCTTAGCCTTCTCCAAACTTGATGAAGACTCATTTTCATGCCTGCTGGTGTTACATGGTCTACGTGCACTTTGGCTTGATAAGGCCTATGAAGGGAAGAGGCTGCACTTCAATGCCATGGCATTTCCAAAACTGCGACTGCTATCAATCTCAGATGCACCGCAGCTCAATGATGTTGTGGTAGAAGAAAGTGCATTGCAAAGCCTTCTTCACCTATCTCTCACAGATTGTCCAGAGCTAAAGGCCCTCCCTGATGGCATTGAGCATCTTAGAACACTAGAGAAATTATATCTGCGAGGAGTTTCCAAAGATCTCACAAAGAAGCTTcagaacaaagaaaaaacaaatgaaTGCAATGATTATCTTAAGAAGATCAATCACGTCCGAAGGGTAACTGTTTATCCATGA
- the LOC123044480 gene encoding uncharacterized protein encodes MAPVMANFTSDQISGGPGTEGFVLFVGHPCLGTSRAMEEATAVKAPVMANFTNPSPHLLPLLPPPPAGAAGQSPRGAGGGGISYLAWNRGRGGLLLRAQRRSSAAGASGGARWWSVRSGAACWPVAARHGGARGPVAAQCSSRRCLFWSDPRRLI; translated from the exons ATGGCACCTGTCATGGCAAACTTCACGAGTGACCAAATATCAG GTGGACCAGGAACCGAGGGCTTTGTTCTATTTGTCGGTCACCCTTGCCTTGGCACTAGCCGTGCAATGGAAGAG GCTACTGCTGTGAAGGCACCTGTCATGGCAAACTTCACGAACCCTAGCCCccacctccttcctctcctcccgccgccgccggcgggcgccgccgggcaaagcccgcgcggtgccggcggcggcgggatctcgtACCTCGCCTGGAACAGGGGCCGCGGGGGGCTGCTTCTTCGGGCGCAGCGGCGGAGCTCGGCGGCCGGCGCGTCGGGTGGCGCGCGCTGGTGGTCGGTGCGGAGCGGCGCGGCCTGCTGGCCGGTGGCGGCACGTCACGGTGGAGCGCGCGGGCCGGTGGCGGCGCAGTGTTCTTCGCGGCGGTGCTTGTTCTGGTCAGATCCGCGCCGGCTGATTTGA